Below is a window of Mobula hypostoma chromosome X2, sMobHyp1.1, whole genome shotgun sequence DNA.
aaaaataacctaccaaatcatgccaaataacacataaaacctaagataacagtaacatatagtaaaagcaggaatgatatgataaatacacagcctatataaagttgaaatacttttccacagtcattgccgcactgtccaccgtagcgaaaatctcacgcaagcgctctcggcaaaaacacggcgcaagcaccgtcggcaaaaacacggcgcaagcgctctccagtaacccttaaactatgaagctgccaaatcataccaaataacacctaaaactacacagccgatataaagtagaattaatgtatgtacagtgtagtatcacttactggaatcgggaagacagcgcagagcacactggtgatggtgtgttaggctgaatcGTCGGAGGCTagagtggtgcagtggtccccaacatcCGGACGGGGACCAATACCGATCTGCAAagtatgcaggggtacagcggtggccagaacgcactcagcacatccttaagaaaaaaagccgaaataaacaagctaattaattaggtgcagcccagcacgtaaatgtcaacacagatcagagacgacgcaatcggcaatcgcctctgatctgggccgacatttacgtgccgggcagcacctaattaattagcttgtttatttcggcttttttcttaaaggtgtgctgggtgcctcccggctaccgcttcattctccgcgaatcggtatctgtccatggcccgggggttggggtggtgggacactagggtgtcatctgtttccatgagggtaggcaggtcatcttcttctatgtctgcccgcctcgatgtcgaggtttgtcatctgctgtggctgatgtggaaggcttgcttgactgcttagcctcgcacatttttagatcatacagttctttgtaagcactcaaaccatcttgcaaatatgccctaaaccgacgtaccctttcaaaattaaagtcgtactttatcattgcagcgaaaatctcacatagctgcttcacgttcagttcctggacgacttcactttcagtttcaattgttatcctttcctcttccaattgcatcagctcttcatctatcagttcttggtcatgggatgccaaaacctcttcaacatcatcttcgtcaacttccacaagccaaattcatgtggtccttacttcgttcaccacgatcgaaacacttaattatgtctagttttacgctaagtgtaacatccttacgagctctttcaggcttttccgataccttaaaaCTCAttttgctaatggctgctcacaggcacgtgtttaagcaatgctggcgagaatgccgttccgaatccgggggagagcggctgctcggggcgcgcactgctttttttttcccgcgcgctgcctttttaaTCGCGCAGTTTTTTTTCCTATGgaagtgaaaacaccttctgttagcgaaaacaggtaactaatgtaggtctttcgtaacagtgaggtttcgtaaagcaaacgttcgaaaagcaggggacacctgtatcaggACAGTGATGTAGATTGTAATTATTGATTTTGTTTTTCAGGGTTACCTGGGCCTAAGGGGGAAGAGGGTGATTATGGGATGCCCGGGCCACCTGGTGAGAAAGGCGTCAAAGGGGACAGTGTGATCAGCTACAACTCGGCATTCAGCGCCAAACTTTCCAAGACTCACAACTTCCCGCAGCCTGACAAGCCGGTGCAGTTCAACATGGTTCTGTACAATGATCAGCACCACTACAACCCAACGACCGGAAAGTTCACCTGTGCAATTCCAGGTCTCTACTActttgtggttcactgcactgtttTCAGAACCAGTCTCCAGTTTGACATCATGAAGAACAACGTAACCATCTCTTCCTTTTTCCAGTACTACGCCAACTGGCCAAAACCTGTGTCTCTATCAGGTGGAGCCCTCATCCACCTGGAGCCTGTGGACCAGGTGTGGGTGCAGGTGGCAGTGGGGGAGTACAATGGAATTTCCTCCAGCACAAAGACAGACAGCACCTTCACTGGGTTCCTACTCTATTCTGACTGGAAAAATGCTCACCTACTCGTTTAAAAACGCAGCTTTTCTGCTTTCTACAGCACCTTGCATGGATTGTACTTAACatcaaaatgaattttaaagaCACATTATCATTAGAGATTTACTGCATCTCTGTTCATAATGTCTTTGGCTTTAGGGTTAGCATTTTCCAAAAATGTACGTACATCAGACTTGATGTCTGTTTATAAAATGAAATTCTTTATATTCCCAATTACTGCTTTGTCTCAGTGTGTTGTTACTTACGTTAGTCTAGGCAGTGTTCATTTCAATAGAAAGATAAAGAATGTGGAGAGTTCTTGCTAATGTTTCAGGTTTCCTCAGAAAGGGTGACTTAAGCTGGGGTCTACATTGGGCTCACTAATTGTAATGTCATGGCAGCGATACAGGAAGAGTGCTTCTGTCCCTGTAAACTCAATCCTCCCAGACACAAGGCTGCACAACAAAGCAGGAGATTAGAAAATGGTAACAAAGTAGAGCCACCCCTTCTCCTTAATCTCCTCTTTGATCTGTGGGGCTAGATCTTCCCTTTGCCGAGCAGGCAGAATGACTGAGGTTTTCAATCCTTGTtctcaagcaaaaaaaaagttatgcATCACCTTTAAAAATTTCCACTTGGATCTCAGTCCGAGCATTGTGGATAACTCTGGGTTCACACATGGGGAAGATATCGGGACTTCAAAACTGAAAAAGTTATGGAAGGCTTAATAGAGGTAAATGAAGTGGAGGAATTAAGaaaaggatgatttttttttccctctgcattTAAAATAGCAATGCTTCCACCACACAGAATTGCAAGATTGGGGACAGAGCCTGAAATAGTGGCAGATTAATAAGTAGCAAGAACTCCCAAAAAGGAACTAATTTTCAGGCGAAGTTGAACTGCAGGGAGTCTATTGCTGTGCTCTTCCAGTGATCTAATACAGGCAGCTGGGACAGCTGTTTTCTGTCAAGTGCATTAACATTGCATGACTTACTGACAATGAATCAGGTTGGTTCCCTGGTAATCGAGCGGTTAGGATTTGGAGGCTTGGCCAAGATTCAACATCCAGTCATGAAATTGCTCCTGGATCAGTCCAGCTGCTGCCTCAGAGCTCCATCGACCAGGGTTTAATACTGTCTCCATGGAACCTGCATGTTCTCACTCTGGCAGAATCTGAGAATGTGcctgaataaaatgttacaggaTTAGTGTACTTTATGCTTGATGGCTggcatggactgaagggcctgtttctatggtcCCTATGGGGATAGCACTGGAAAAGCTTGACTGAAAACACAATCTGAACAACCCAGCCTGCCAAAGTAGAAATGGGTGAGGGTTAGATTGGGACAGGTAGTTAAAGAATGAGAATGAACAAGTATGAAGACTGGGAGCTCTTTGCAGGTTCCAAATAGGGAAGACAATGGAGAACTGCATCAAACACTCCAGTGATGTATCAGTCCATCtctgtggggaggtggggggaggggggaaatgacAGTGAACATTTGGAACTGTAAGCAAAGAGCTAATGAAACTTGTAAagtctacaaactcaaaaactctCAATTCTTCACAAAATCAAAGCTTGTTCATCCAAGCTTATAGCTTagtgctacttaggaagctgggtgacatcaggtggcaagtgcgacatggacatcaaaagaagaatagggatggcaaaagacacctttacgagaatgaagagtatactgaccaacactaaactaagcatgacaacctgcctcagagtactgaaatgttacgtttatccagttatgctatatggatcagaatgttggacaatatctagtaacatgaggaaacgaattgaagcagcagagatgtggtttttgaggaagatgcaaagaatgtcatggacgaaatgaatatctaacgaggatgtcatgaacagagcaagcacaaaaagagaaataatgtatgagatcatgaaaaggtgacgtaacttcattggacatgtgattaggaaagaggagttggaatgcacggtaattatgggaacaattgaagggaagaaagcaagaggaagacaaagacaaatgatgatggagacagcagccagagaactggaaatgaataccaataaattgatccacttgacccgaaacaggagtgtgtgagccatggcagtcaaagctcaaactgggcatggcacctgatgatgatgatgatgttgaccCAAACTTCTTTAGGTAGGAGCTCCACCTAGTGGTTGGATATACATCAGATGCAATGTCAGTTGAGTCACACTTCATCTTTTCCTCCTCCTGCCTTACCTACATCATTCTGTTCCTCCTTCAATGTCATCATCCCTTACGTAGTCCTCAACGTCTTTTGAATTCCCAACTCCCATGTTTCAAGCCAATCTCCCACCTCTGCACAGCCTTTTGAAAGACTCATTGCTGCTGATGTCAGTCCCCATCTCAGTTTTCCTGGTCTCTCTCCTCCAAAATCATTTCCTTCTGATCTTTTTAAATTTCCTCCTTCTCTGCAAGCTCTTTCTACTCGATCTATTTTCTTTAACATTCACGTCCTTCAGAACATCTTTATGGTCCTTCCTTTCCCAGTATCttataaagctaatctctatccACATTCTTATACCCCTTGCTACCCACAATCTCACTTCTCCATCCAATCTCACATTTTTCTAACCATCCTGGTTAATACTGCTCTCTCCAACAAAGTAGGAAAGGTTCAGTGAGctaaagcttttctctttggaatgaaggaggatgagaggtgacttgatagaggtgtacaaaatgataagaggcatagatcaagtgggaTAGACAGAGGtgatttcccagggcagaaatggctaataccagggggtatagttttaaggtggttaGAGGAAAGTCTAGCGGGGAGTGTGAGAGGCAAGTTctttacaaagagagtggtgagtgcatggaactctcttctggggtggtggtagaagcaggtatATTAAGgccatttaagacactcttagttAGGAAAATGGAGGCTTGTGTGGGaaagaagggttaaattgatcttagagtaaatcTTCTTCAAGAGACAAAGGGGAGATTtaagaaaatagaacagtacagcacagtacaggcccttcagcccacaaagttctgCCAACCACTTAACCTACTGTAAgaccaatttaacccttcccttcaaatagccctccatttatcCTTCATCCACATGCATCTATCAAATGGCCCTAatctttctgcctctaccactaccccggcAGCAtactcaaggttcaaagtaaatttattatcaaagtacatatacagtgagATTaatcttatgggcatactcaatataaCCAAtacccataatagaatcaatgaaagactgcatcaacagggcagacaaccagtgtgcaaaagacaacaaactgcgcaaatactaaaagaaagaaataatagttaataagcgataaatattgagaacatgagatgaagagtctttggaaGTGAGACCacatgttgtgggaacagttcagtgataggacaagtgaagttgagtgaagttattccctctggttcaagagcctgatagttgaggggataataactgttcctgagcctggtggtgtgagtcctgaggttcctgtaccttcttgatggcagcagtgagaagagggcgtgaCCTGGGTTAtgtggatccctgatgatgggtgcttTATTTCTTGCAACAATTATCCatgtaggtggggagggctttacccaccaTGGATTGAGCCgtaaccactactttttgtgggattttccattcaaaggctgattagttttgaggggatgatggtattgaatgacgagctgtagtcgataaagagcatcctgatatatgcatctttgctgtccagatgttgcaggtttgagtgaagagccaatgaaatggcatctgctgtggatctgttgtgcCAGCAGGCAAATTAGAatagatccaagttgcttctcaggcaggagttgatgtgtttcatcgcCAGCCTCCAAAACACTTCTTCACTAACCATCACaggtaagtgctactggaccataatcactgaggcaggttaccatgttttcCTTAGGCacattccactctctgtgtaaaagacttacTTATGACATCCCtgctataatttcctccaatcaccttaaaattatgccccctcatattagcaatTGCTGCTCTGGAAAAAAGAATCTGGCTGTGCATTCAATCTACGCTTGTTATCATCTAGTCTCTATTGATGATAgtctcacctctcattctccaacgctccacagagaaaagccctagtttgctcaaTCAATCTTCGTAAGACATGCTCTGACGCACAAACAAATCTAGAATGTTTTAGTAAAGCCagatatttctatttttttttaagctgATTATCAGGATAGTTGCTGCATTATCACTAACCTCCCACAGGTGGCGCTGTGAGCCCGTGCCTGATACTGTAGCCATTATTCTGCTCTTCTATTTACCAACACTTTTCCTGGTCCAATCAGAAACAACAATCAAGTCAGAGCCCACTTCCTCAACAAgaatttttactttttattttgtcATGTTAAAAAATTACATCTTCACAACATCCCCAAGGAGACAGGAAAACTACTGAGGCAGAACATATACATCAGATCATGCAGAGATGCCTTCAGTAGATTTATGGCAAGATTCTGGTTTTGCTCAGTTGTTAACTCTTTGTGAGCTGAACTGTTTTCCTTTCTTCCAAGAGATTTCTTTTCACCCCTAAGCTAGGCATCACCTACAAACTTACTCATTTTGTTGGGGAACAGGGAAAGGATAATAACATTTAAGGGTGACATCGAGGCCATGGAATCAATTTTGGGCTCATTgaaagatgaatgagtggctTCAGCAATGAGCAGTCCCTAGGTCCTCCTAAAAGTCTTGAATGCTTTTTTAACCCAATTACTCAGATCATGCTGATTGATGACTGAAATTACAACACGAAAGAGATCAAAGCTTAAGTTGTTGTGCTAAGTGTGTAATAACTGAATAATCACCGTAATTGGGTCACTGAAGAGCAAACATTTCCAACATTCACAAATGCTGACTGCATTCATACTTCTTTCCAATTTCCACAAAGTCCCAATCTACCGCATGGACAAGAATGTGAAACCCTCATGTGATTAATCACTAATCTGGTGCAGATTAACTGAAGGGACTTCAGGTGCAAACTGGCTCACTGTGAAATGCATTACCAGAGAATGATACTCAAAATAATGGGATAAATGATTTGAGCATTCAATTAGATATAATTTTGCATCTAAAAGGTGGGAGGAagttaagaacacaagaaataggagtcACCCACTTGGTCCTTTGGACATTTTCTGCCATCGAGTAGGATAATGACTGAGCCTCTGCCTCAACTCACCTTCCCTTGATATCCCACATTTCTGAATTTCCTGAGCAACTACAAATCTATCCATTCCCAAGGTTGAGTAAGGTCAGTGAAAGCTCTCCAGAGTGCAAAattcacaaaatgttggaggaactcaacagagcaggcagtatctatggaaaaaagtacagttgatgtttggggccaaaacttcgactgtttactcttttccatagatgctgcctgacctgctgagttcctccaccattttgtgtgtgttgctttggatttccagcatctgcagattttctcttgttcgcaCAGTGCAAAATTACAAGGATTTACTCTGTTAGGGCGTGTTCTGGAATTAGGGTATATAACAATTAAGTTCAGCAGCGGCAATTCTTCAGACATGAACGTGGGTTGTAGATTAAATCTAAAAAGCAGTCCTGAGCAATAGTTTTCCTGGGGCTGTGGTCACCAGCTgattgaaaaccagacaatgccgattaacattcattttgggtgtctggagtgtgggtgcgaagaaggtGGTATATTAAAAttatatgcaattcaaaggaagtattgtagacacattgtaaatatagaattatcCAGCTGttgcctttgatctttagcatataaaatgtcatgtaatattggatcaaataggcctcttcctccaagagtgtctcactttgttgaataaaacacttctttcTGTATCCATTAGCTTGCATCTCTCCAGTCACTTGGTTCATTTACTCTGCCTCAAATAACTGATCTCATTTCTTAAAACTGAGTCCAAAAGACAACATCCTCGCCGTATACCCACCCAGTTACATCCCTTTACAATTATATACGATTCAACACGATCAACACTCACACTTCCCATCCTTCTAATCTCGGGCTCATCATTGTGTCACAAGATCATCATTCCAGAAATCAGTGGAGTTGTTCTTTTCTAATGCAAGTGTGCCCTTCCTTAGATCTCTCCAGAATGGAGCTAAAGCGCTGGAAATGCAGTCAGCAGATGGTTTGGATCACAGCCCTCGACCCTCCCCCACTGGCTGCAATCACGATACATTACCTGCATAAGTTACACATTATCTGGAATGGAGACTTAATAATTAATTATGTGTCTGCCTGTCACTTCGTTTACTTAAGTTATGAATGAATTAAATATTTTGCTGAAACTCGTCCCCTGCTCTCAGCGTGCCAGTGAGCTAGTAGTTTTGTATCATGCCACCATCTCATAGGCAGTCCTTTACTTCATTGCTTTAAGCATCTTTCCCAGCCACCCCACTTCTGACCGTTTTGGCTCTCTGATCTTGATCTTTCTCTCTTGATTTGATTATCTACCGTCtactctcctctgcaccattttccATTGTGCTAAGCACTTCCGATGTGAAGTGCCTGTCTTTgctttgctgctctgccgtcagcATCATCCTGTTCAACAGGCTCTGTCACATCCCTGACTTTCTTTACCTCTTTGTCCCTAGCCTCAGCTCATCAACCATCACTCCTGCAGCCCCACCCTCGTCAACCATGCCATCTCCAGCCCTACCCCCACCTTTAATCAACCATGACAACCCCCAGCCCCAACTTTATCAACCAGTCCACTCTCAGCTATTGCGATACTCCCAGCCTTCCTTTTCCAAAGCTCCATTAAAGGCACAAGCTATAATTAACATTTCATATATAAACATGCAACTCTGGGCGGACAGCAGGCTGTAACACCTCATATGGTTTTTTTCCAGAACTCTTTACAATGCTTGGTGTTTGCTTAGTGGAAAGTATGCAAGTTATTTAAAGAAAGTATTTTGAAGTGTGCTGCTATACTGGGGTCCTACTGCAATGTGATCTTTATCTCCAATTCTTCAGTGTGGATTCAGAAATAGTTTCCTAATCATCTCTCTGCTGAGCCTATACGGATTAATggaatttggattatggaatctTGTGAATGGTTAGTGGTGGGTCTCCTCGCCCTGCACCATGCAATCACTCAGCGTCAACCCTCATCCTACGAGAGCAAGGCAAGCAATGAAACACCCACCCCCTGGCAGGATCCTAAAGCTGATGCTGTGCAGAGAAGCTCTGAGGGTAGGAGGTGAAGTCCCAGGGTGAGCACGATGAAGACACAAGAGGaagctgatgctggaatctggtgcaacacagcaggtcaggcagcatctatggagagaaacggACAGGCtatgtttcgggtcaagatccTTCTTGTCTGGAAAATTGtctatcacctccagcttctgATCCCTGTCCTCCCCCCATTTGGATCTACCCTTCACTTACCTGATCTTGCACCATCATTTCCCTCCACttttctcacacacaccctctatctttCAGTTCAAAGTCTTCAAGTCAATAACCTTGATCTGAGGAATTGACTGtctattttcctccacagatgctgcctgacccactgagttcctccagctccttgtTCGTTGACGAAGACGAAGGAGGTTGGGCGAGGAATGGGGTAACTGAGAGCATGGGAGGGAAGGTGGAAATACAGAGAAGGCGGAGATCAGAGTTGGTGGGGCTGGGGATGACAAGCAGACTTGGATTATAATTATAGATGACGACAAAGATTTCAACCTTAGGTCAGACACCCAGTGTGCGTCAGCAGTGGGCCACAAAGCAGAATGTGATATACGTATTAGTGATTTGGGTATCGTGGAATTTATGGAACGTGAATATGCATTGAAATAACAGAACAGTGTGATCAAGAGGCAAAGTTAATTATCACCAGAGGAGCGGATGAGGGAGAGGCAGAGGTCAGACATTCAGACATTGATCAGCTTTGACAGTCAGGATGCTAACTGGACTGGGTTGGTAAAAAGGGTTACGAGAAGCTGCGGAGATACAAAGCTGAGTATCAACAGTGTGCACGTTTTGAGAGCTGACTCGATGTTTCAAGAGTACTGCTTCGGAGGAACAAGGAGAGTGGGAGCTGATTCTTTGATAAACCCTGGAGACAGTCCTGTGGCTGAACTGAAGTAAAGCCAGTGTGGAGAGATATGAAAATAATTTTTTGGGATGTTATTTTCTTAAGCTCAGCTCAGTCTTCATCTCAGTACTGCTGTTCTATCAGCTTCAGCAGGTGGCACTAGGGTAACAGTGCTGGCTAATAAATCCTATGACTCATTCCTCCCTTGAGAATAAATCAGCCTTTCCCGTTTGTTTTTCTCAGTCACCACTTACTTCCCTGCACCTGCCTTCAGTTCTCCAAattgagtttgtaaaatgtggacTCTCGTGAATCCTTAACTTGGCAAATTGCAGGTTCTGCGCAGGGAAAAGAGGGTTATTCGatgttatttttaaatgttgccCACACACAATAATTCCATCGCCCATACAGAAGAGTGAAATTAATTTAATAGCATTTACGTGGCTAACCTGTTAACTGGTCTTCAAATTCTTTTTGACTTCTGAGCTGTACGAGCTTTATTTTTGTTGACCTTGTATCCCAGCAGATGTTGGTGTGTCATCCATACCTGGATCCCTCAGAAATGCCATTTCCAATAGCTCCCTCATAGCGTTTTACGTTGGCTTTCAGGAGTCGCCCCATGACTGTCTTCTACGTTCTAATTGTTGCTCTCCATGTCTGTATAATTGTAGGTTTACCACAAGCTCTTCCAGATCCTTGTCTATTCTTGGCCAATACATAAGGCCACACGTTGCTGCCCCTTGTTAACAGTAATCAAAtgtacttctgttttttttaaaaacttccaccTGTCCTTATGGTGGAATCACCGTGTGGCTCCATTGCATGTGGCCCCAATTTGTGGAAAGCTTGTGATATTTATGATCAACAGGatttacattctcatccaaacatGGATTCAAGTCAATCCAGCCGCACAAAATATActcgcacatttatttctgtaCTGGGTGTTTCTGTGTCAGTCTGATTATTTTGATTGTGATACTGGGAACTCATCCGCATTTGCTTCTAAATCTGTGTCAACATTTTCATACGGCAGTCATTGGATCTCAATACTCAATAGCACCAACATTTGGAACAAACCCTTTTAAAGAAAAAGCATCAACCACTCCCTCCACgcgcaataaaaaaaaacaaatctcgcaagcggcaacaagaacatcaaccccccacatgcaaaaaaaaatcaaatcgtgcaaacagcagCATGCACATCAACCCCCCATGTGCAAAAAGAACCCAAAAatgcacaaacagcaacaagaaagaatgagagaaaacacataatattaaacacaaaaaCCAAAAGAGTCCAGACATATTCAGTTTCTCTCAATGTTTATTATCTGCAGGCTACcccaaaaaaaattaataaaggaGCAATCAGAAACCAGAAAGCACATCACAATGTGAAttacagtccaatccacaaaccgcgttgattaaaccttgctcctgcaccatcctccgacagcatagaggagagagagatcattcaaatgcagggaccttcctttGGGAACAGCAAGTGAGAGGATTAGGGAGACCGTCacatgcaggcaccttcctccagcagcagcgAGAGAGGGTGCtggtagatggtgctgaacatTTGCTCACCTTCTGAGCTCGCTTCAATGTTTTTaaatcttcctcgatgctttaatcggcGAGAAATGAAGTTAATCATGTGCTCGGTCTCTAAGCTTCTTGGCCTCAAGGCTGCTTGCCTCCCGGAaccttcttggagacagcaaggtaccagatcactcaatcggcccaaaaacacaccatcaagcAGTAGATCACAATATATAAACCTTTCTGTATCCCTATTGCCAGCACCACTAAAGGACCTAGTGCACCAAGTTGTGAAGGACGCAGCTGCCAGTCCAGGTCTGTGGGAGGTCATGGATGAACCTGTGGCATATGCATCTGTCAAGGACAGCACTGACCActgcatggtcctggaggaaacaAAGCCTGGTTTTCACAGTGAACATATCCTCCTTAACTGGAATCACAGGAAATGGGATAAGCTCAGAACTGACACAGCAGCTCAAAACCGGACATCTGTGAAGAACCATGGACCAACCGTGGTTCAGCGGAAACGTATACCATCACTTTCTGTAAGCTCATGGCTCATATAT
It encodes the following:
- the c1qtnf5 gene encoding complement C1q tumor necrosis factor-related protein 5, whose protein sequence is MGQTFFTSLGMTPLTLTLLFCLLYCASPNSAETILTGFCPGQPGIPGTPGRNGHPGLVGRDGRNGRDGMPGAPGEKGETGLPGPKGEEGDYGMPGPPGEKGVKGDSVISYNSAFSAKLSKTHNFPQPDKPVQFNMVLYNDQHHYNPTTGKFTCAIPGLYYFVVHCTVFRTSLQFDIMKNNVTISSFFQYYANWPKPVSLSGGALIHLEPVDQVWVQVAVGEYNGISSSTKTDSTFTGFLLYSDWKNAHLLV